One genomic window of Garra rufa chromosome 2, GarRuf1.0, whole genome shotgun sequence includes the following:
- the synpo2la gene encoding synaptopodin 2-like protein isoform X1: protein MVAEEVIITLSGGAPWGFRLQGGIEHQKPLQVAKVRKRSKACRAGLREGDELVSINENSCGSLSHAQAMNLIDSMPGTLHIRVRRAPAGFQSVVLVARAPSPRIDKEYRAAIRAMSPSSSRPHQSSVRQIHRGSLMSPTGRSGLTSPPGSEAYYGETDSDADVAAHERQRKPKRRSPSNSPGKAGRASPEGAETSEMSGYDSASDAQVYNLLGSKEREDALPGVARREVIYQPPPHGAWSSQTSTENSSISADDQNPREGLMEEDSGFQEPKNVVPLVSPERAKEALMLSSRAQLVPMVGPVDNPVDEELTLTYMDKAKQAKLNRGDTVTDKQVKEARSKCRTIASLLTDAPNPHSKGVLMFKKRRQRSKKYTLTSFGSVDEDMRQDSQEEDGIFPGSESEFDEEGFSAAPDPTWDSDYLEMLEKRSASRGQEGDGGALSPGLSDTSGKGAQLFEQQRRRAEEHAKKMEAAQEQLQSQMLSIAPKETQAVPHLQTLQPQPDSLTKPNVQPPPVAPKPARPSKTLHHEVPPAEMQSMTQMITPQVTSTVPVMVNGDTSNTMALAPAVLPITNLSAETVMPPQPAPLPELPASSVLNRTARPFAPGCVTNRAATAPVVFRPTVSKKTPRPVSVAVVAPPFSAASEEHGMGVAPASFISQITMGQMSADVPAEMTPTQPFMPRKSVSASVSMESYPQPALHRSSVENIQVASVPPPIVQSQEPTFPVEAKTIVPPAIPVDNTVTGVIALPKVTAQPSQPSSVLTSAASETPSAVTQLSPVVYREKSSANNSRTGILQDARRRSAYKPMFRIPDSKKNSPNPELLSMVQNLDERPSRGYSEPENITYNIDDNRARVPPPVAPKPRVIPEVSQIPQAEGRGAELFARRQSRMDLYVVDSPHLQPAPLQPQQSQSVIDLIEPHPSQSQWKYSPNVRAPPPIGYNPLLSPSCPVGVQRGGAKVSEGSSKGSRGSYGVPKEGIKALDFMRRQPYQLNPAMFSFAGGPSTQSSVSSYQRQQREGHTLTPPKQIPVKAARVYEIKRFSTPTPMSAPTLNPTVIVPRSHTTLGERISRSDMTSPLPEPVSESTQMPLRAPGLPELPKISAVPIPHPMPYSPPAPMSSMSSLSYSGLQAAKQFKSAPELSSLPPEPLKSPIQVPKPRFIATRVGIQPRVWRPGTLPH, encoded by the exons GTGCGTAAGCGAAGTAAAGCATGTCGTGCCGGACTGCGTGAGGGAGATGAGCTGGTATCCATTAATGAGAATTCCTGTGGGAGTCTGTCGCACGCCCAGGCAATGAACCTGATCGACAGCATGCCAGGAACGCTACACATCCGGGTTAGGAG GGCACCGGCTGGCTTCCAGTCGGTGGTTCTGGTTGCTCGAGCTCCTTCTCCCCGCATTGATAAAGAATACCGTGCTGCCATTAGGGCCATGTCCCCATCCAGCTCCCGACCTCACCAGTCCAGTGTACGGCAGATCCACCGCGGATCCCTGATGTCTCCGACTGGACGCAGTGGGTTGACCTCCCCGCCGGGCAGTGAGGCCTACTATGGAGAAACAGACAGCGATGCAGATGTGGCTGCTCATGAGAGGCAACGCAAACCGAAACGACGTAGTCCCAGCAATTCACCTGGCAAGGCCGGTCGAGCCTCACCGGAGGGAGCAGAGACTTCAGAAATGAGTGGGTATGACAGTGCCTCGGATGCCCAAGTGTACAATCTTTTGGGGTCTAAAGAGAGAGAAGACGCATTACCTGGTGTAGCCCGCAGAGAAGTGATTTACCAACCACCTCCACATGGAGCCTGGTCTTCTCAGACCTCCACCGAGAACTCATCCATAAGTGCAGATGACCAAAACCCACGAGAAGGGCTGATGGAAGAGGACAGTGGGTTCCAGGAGCCCAAAAATGTTGTTCCTCTTGTTTCTCCAGAGAGAGCCAAAGAAGCTTTGATGCTAAGCTCTCGTGCTCAATTGGTGCCCATGGTTGGGCCAGTTGACAATCCAGTGGATGAGGAACTCACACTAACATACATGGATAAAGCAAAACAAGCAA AATTGAACCGTGGCGATACGGTCACAGACAAACAGGTGAAAGAGGCTCGGTCCAAGTGCCGCACCATCGCCTCACTACTGACAGATGCACCAAACCCTCATTCAAAGGGTGTTTTGATGTTTAAAAAGCGCCGACAACGCTCCAAGAAATACACACTGACCAGCTTTGGAAGTGTTGATGAGGACATGAGGCAGGACTCTCAAGAAGAAGATGGCATATTCCCTGGCAGTGAATCAGAATTTGATGAGGAAGGTTTTTCTGCTGCACCCGACCCCACATGGGACAGTGACTACCTTGAGATGCTGGAGAAACGCTCTGCTTCCAGAGGTCAGGAAGGAGATGGTGGTGCGCTCAGTCCTGGTCTGAGTGATACATCTGGGAAGGGGGCGCAGTTGTTTGAACAGCAGAGGAGAAGGGCTGAggaacatgcaaagaaaatgGAAGCTGCGCAAGAACAGTTACAAAGCCAAATGCTGAGCATTGCACCGAAAGAGACGCAAGCAGTTCCTCATCTACAGACACTGCAACCACAACCAGACTCATTGACAAAGCCTAATGTCCAGCCACCACCAGTTGCTCCGAAACCTGCCAGACCTTCAAAAACACTACATCATGAGGTTCCACCAGCAGAGATGCAAAGCATGACACAGATGATCACACCTCAAGTTACTTCTACTGTCCCTGTTATGGTTAATGGAGATACTTCAAACACAATGGCACTAGCACCCGCTGTGCTGCCCATAACTAATCTCTCTGCAGAAACCGTGATGCCTCCACAACCAGCTCCTCTACCAGAACTTCCTGCCAGCTCTGTGTTAAACAGAACTGCCCGACCTTTTGCCCCAGGTTGTGTTACCAATCGGGCAGCCACTGCTCCTGTTGTGTTTCGCCCTACGGTCAGTAAGAAGACACCCAGACCTGTTTCAGTGGCTGTGGTTGCACCTCCATTCTCTGCAGCATCAGAAGAACATGGCATGGGTGTCGCCCCTGCCTCCTTCATTAGCCAAATCACAATGGGTCAAATGAGTGCTGATGTCCCTGCTGAAATGACACCTACACAGCCCTTTATGCCTCGAAAGTCTGTTTCTGCTTCTGTATCCATGGAATCATATCCTCAACCTGCTCTTCACCGCTCCTCAGTGGAAAACATCCAGGTTGCATCAGTACCACCTCCCATAGTTCAAAGCCAAGAACCTACCTTTCCTGTGGAAGCCAAAACAATTGTTCCTCCTGCAATCCCAGTTGACAACACAGTGACTGGTGTTATAGCTCTTCCTAAGGTCACTGCGCAACCATCCCAACCCTCTTCTGTTTTGACCTCTGCAGCTTCTGAGACCCCTTCCGCTGTAACTCAGCTGTCACCAGTAGTCTACCGTGAAAAATCCTCTGCCAACAATAGCCGCACTGGTATTCTCCAAGATGCTCGCCGCCGTAGTGCCTACAAGCCAATGTTTAGGATACCTGACAGCAAGAAAAACTCCCCAAACCCTGAATTATTGTCTATGGTGCAGAACCTAGATGAAAGACCCAGCCGTGGATATTCTGAACCGGAAAATATCACTTACAACATTGATGACAATAGGGCAAGGGTGCCACCGCCGGTGGCTCCCAAGCCAAGGGTCATCCCAGAAGTATCACAAATCCCTCAGGCGGAGGGAAGAGGTGCAGAGCTGTTTGCTCGTAGACAGAGTCGCATGGATTTGTATGTTGTAGACTCTCCGCATCTGCAGCCTGCACCTCTACAACCCCAACAATCCCAATCAGTCATAGACTTGATCGAACCACATCCAAGCCAATCTCAATGGAAATATTCCCCTAATGTTCGTGCTCCTCCACCGATAGGTTACAACCCCTTGCTGTCTCCGTCCTGTCCTGTTGGGGTGCAACGTGGTGGTGCCAAGGTGTCTGAGGGAAGTTCCAAAGGAAGTAGGGGTAGCTACGGTGTCCCAAAAGAAGGTATCAAAGCCCTGGACTTTATGAGGAGGCAGCCTTACCAACTGAACCCTGCAATGTTCAGTTTTGCTGGTGGCCCTAGCACACAGTCTTCTGTTTCCTCCTACCAGAGGCAGCAAAGGGAAGGCCACACTCTGACGCCACCCAAGCAGATTCCAGTAAAGGCGGCACGTGTGTATGAAATCAAGCGATTCTCTACTCCCACCCCAATGTCAGCACCAACTCTCAACCCCACAGTGATTGTACCACGCTCACACACCACACTTGGTGAGCGCATCTCTCGGTCCGACATGACGTCCCCTCTACCTGAACCTGTATCCGAATCAACTCAGATGCCTTTACGAGCTCCAGGCCTCCCAGAGCTCCCTAAAATCTCAGCTGTGCCTATCCCTCACCCCATGCCATACTCACCCCCAGCTCCCATGTCGAGTATGTCAAGCCTAAGCTACTCTGGGCTTCAAGCTGCCAAACAGTTTAAGAGTGCTCCTGAGTTAAGTTCCCTACCACCAGAGCCCTTAAAGTCTCCTATCCAAGTTCCCAAACCCCGTTTTATTGCAACACGGGTGGGTATTCAGCCCCGCGTCTGGAGGCCAGGAACCCTTCCTCACTGA
- the synpo2la gene encoding synaptopodin 2-like protein isoform X2, protein MVAEEVIITLSGGAPWGFRLQGGIEHQKPLQVAKVRKRSKACRAGLREGDELVSINENSCGSLSHAQAMNLIDSMPGTLHIRVRRAMSPSSSRPHQSSVRQIHRGSLMSPTGRSGLTSPPGSEAYYGETDSDADVAAHERQRKPKRRSPSNSPGKAGRASPEGAETSEMSGYDSASDAQVYNLLGSKEREDALPGVARREVIYQPPPHGAWSSQTSTENSSISADDQNPREGLMEEDSGFQEPKNVVPLVSPERAKEALMLSSRAQLVPMVGPVDNPVDEELTLTYMDKAKQAKLNRGDTVTDKQVKEARSKCRTIASLLTDAPNPHSKGVLMFKKRRQRSKKYTLTSFGSVDEDMRQDSQEEDGIFPGSESEFDEEGFSAAPDPTWDSDYLEMLEKRSASRGQEGDGGALSPGLSDTSGKGAQLFEQQRRRAEEHAKKMEAAQEQLQSQMLSIAPKETQAVPHLQTLQPQPDSLTKPNVQPPPVAPKPARPSKTLHHEVPPAEMQSMTQMITPQVTSTVPVMVNGDTSNTMALAPAVLPITNLSAETVMPPQPAPLPELPASSVLNRTARPFAPGCVTNRAATAPVVFRPTVSKKTPRPVSVAVVAPPFSAASEEHGMGVAPASFISQITMGQMSADVPAEMTPTQPFMPRKSVSASVSMESYPQPALHRSSVENIQVASVPPPIVQSQEPTFPVEAKTIVPPAIPVDNTVTGVIALPKVTAQPSQPSSVLTSAASETPSAVTQLSPVVYREKSSANNSRTGILQDARRRSAYKPMFRIPDSKKNSPNPELLSMVQNLDERPSRGYSEPENITYNIDDNRARVPPPVAPKPRVIPEVSQIPQAEGRGAELFARRQSRMDLYVVDSPHLQPAPLQPQQSQSVIDLIEPHPSQSQWKYSPNVRAPPPIGYNPLLSPSCPVGVQRGGAKVSEGSSKGSRGSYGVPKEGIKALDFMRRQPYQLNPAMFSFAGGPSTQSSVSSYQRQQREGHTLTPPKQIPVKAARVYEIKRFSTPTPMSAPTLNPTVIVPRSHTTLGERISRSDMTSPLPEPVSESTQMPLRAPGLPELPKISAVPIPHPMPYSPPAPMSSMSSLSYSGLQAAKQFKSAPELSSLPPEPLKSPIQVPKPRFIATRVGIQPRVWRPGTLPH, encoded by the exons GTGCGTAAGCGAAGTAAAGCATGTCGTGCCGGACTGCGTGAGGGAGATGAGCTGGTATCCATTAATGAGAATTCCTGTGGGAGTCTGTCGCACGCCCAGGCAATGAACCTGATCGACAGCATGCCAGGAACGCTACACATCCGGGTTAGGAG GGCCATGTCCCCATCCAGCTCCCGACCTCACCAGTCCAGTGTACGGCAGATCCACCGCGGATCCCTGATGTCTCCGACTGGACGCAGTGGGTTGACCTCCCCGCCGGGCAGTGAGGCCTACTATGGAGAAACAGACAGCGATGCAGATGTGGCTGCTCATGAGAGGCAACGCAAACCGAAACGACGTAGTCCCAGCAATTCACCTGGCAAGGCCGGTCGAGCCTCACCGGAGGGAGCAGAGACTTCAGAAATGAGTGGGTATGACAGTGCCTCGGATGCCCAAGTGTACAATCTTTTGGGGTCTAAAGAGAGAGAAGACGCATTACCTGGTGTAGCCCGCAGAGAAGTGATTTACCAACCACCTCCACATGGAGCCTGGTCTTCTCAGACCTCCACCGAGAACTCATCCATAAGTGCAGATGACCAAAACCCACGAGAAGGGCTGATGGAAGAGGACAGTGGGTTCCAGGAGCCCAAAAATGTTGTTCCTCTTGTTTCTCCAGAGAGAGCCAAAGAAGCTTTGATGCTAAGCTCTCGTGCTCAATTGGTGCCCATGGTTGGGCCAGTTGACAATCCAGTGGATGAGGAACTCACACTAACATACATGGATAAAGCAAAACAAGCAA AATTGAACCGTGGCGATACGGTCACAGACAAACAGGTGAAAGAGGCTCGGTCCAAGTGCCGCACCATCGCCTCACTACTGACAGATGCACCAAACCCTCATTCAAAGGGTGTTTTGATGTTTAAAAAGCGCCGACAACGCTCCAAGAAATACACACTGACCAGCTTTGGAAGTGTTGATGAGGACATGAGGCAGGACTCTCAAGAAGAAGATGGCATATTCCCTGGCAGTGAATCAGAATTTGATGAGGAAGGTTTTTCTGCTGCACCCGACCCCACATGGGACAGTGACTACCTTGAGATGCTGGAGAAACGCTCTGCTTCCAGAGGTCAGGAAGGAGATGGTGGTGCGCTCAGTCCTGGTCTGAGTGATACATCTGGGAAGGGGGCGCAGTTGTTTGAACAGCAGAGGAGAAGGGCTGAggaacatgcaaagaaaatgGAAGCTGCGCAAGAACAGTTACAAAGCCAAATGCTGAGCATTGCACCGAAAGAGACGCAAGCAGTTCCTCATCTACAGACACTGCAACCACAACCAGACTCATTGACAAAGCCTAATGTCCAGCCACCACCAGTTGCTCCGAAACCTGCCAGACCTTCAAAAACACTACATCATGAGGTTCCACCAGCAGAGATGCAAAGCATGACACAGATGATCACACCTCAAGTTACTTCTACTGTCCCTGTTATGGTTAATGGAGATACTTCAAACACAATGGCACTAGCACCCGCTGTGCTGCCCATAACTAATCTCTCTGCAGAAACCGTGATGCCTCCACAACCAGCTCCTCTACCAGAACTTCCTGCCAGCTCTGTGTTAAACAGAACTGCCCGACCTTTTGCCCCAGGTTGTGTTACCAATCGGGCAGCCACTGCTCCTGTTGTGTTTCGCCCTACGGTCAGTAAGAAGACACCCAGACCTGTTTCAGTGGCTGTGGTTGCACCTCCATTCTCTGCAGCATCAGAAGAACATGGCATGGGTGTCGCCCCTGCCTCCTTCATTAGCCAAATCACAATGGGTCAAATGAGTGCTGATGTCCCTGCTGAAATGACACCTACACAGCCCTTTATGCCTCGAAAGTCTGTTTCTGCTTCTGTATCCATGGAATCATATCCTCAACCTGCTCTTCACCGCTCCTCAGTGGAAAACATCCAGGTTGCATCAGTACCACCTCCCATAGTTCAAAGCCAAGAACCTACCTTTCCTGTGGAAGCCAAAACAATTGTTCCTCCTGCAATCCCAGTTGACAACACAGTGACTGGTGTTATAGCTCTTCCTAAGGTCACTGCGCAACCATCCCAACCCTCTTCTGTTTTGACCTCTGCAGCTTCTGAGACCCCTTCCGCTGTAACTCAGCTGTCACCAGTAGTCTACCGTGAAAAATCCTCTGCCAACAATAGCCGCACTGGTATTCTCCAAGATGCTCGCCGCCGTAGTGCCTACAAGCCAATGTTTAGGATACCTGACAGCAAGAAAAACTCCCCAAACCCTGAATTATTGTCTATGGTGCAGAACCTAGATGAAAGACCCAGCCGTGGATATTCTGAACCGGAAAATATCACTTACAACATTGATGACAATAGGGCAAGGGTGCCACCGCCGGTGGCTCCCAAGCCAAGGGTCATCCCAGAAGTATCACAAATCCCTCAGGCGGAGGGAAGAGGTGCAGAGCTGTTTGCTCGTAGACAGAGTCGCATGGATTTGTATGTTGTAGACTCTCCGCATCTGCAGCCTGCACCTCTACAACCCCAACAATCCCAATCAGTCATAGACTTGATCGAACCACATCCAAGCCAATCTCAATGGAAATATTCCCCTAATGTTCGTGCTCCTCCACCGATAGGTTACAACCCCTTGCTGTCTCCGTCCTGTCCTGTTGGGGTGCAACGTGGTGGTGCCAAGGTGTCTGAGGGAAGTTCCAAAGGAAGTAGGGGTAGCTACGGTGTCCCAAAAGAAGGTATCAAAGCCCTGGACTTTATGAGGAGGCAGCCTTACCAACTGAACCCTGCAATGTTCAGTTTTGCTGGTGGCCCTAGCACACAGTCTTCTGTTTCCTCCTACCAGAGGCAGCAAAGGGAAGGCCACACTCTGACGCCACCCAAGCAGATTCCAGTAAAGGCGGCACGTGTGTATGAAATCAAGCGATTCTCTACTCCCACCCCAATGTCAGCACCAACTCTCAACCCCACAGTGATTGTACCACGCTCACACACCACACTTGGTGAGCGCATCTCTCGGTCCGACATGACGTCCCCTCTACCTGAACCTGTATCCGAATCAACTCAGATGCCTTTACGAGCTCCAGGCCTCCCAGAGCTCCCTAAAATCTCAGCTGTGCCTATCCCTCACCCCATGCCATACTCACCCCCAGCTCCCATGTCGAGTATGTCAAGCCTAAGCTACTCTGGGCTTCAAGCTGCCAAACAGTTTAAGAGTGCTCCTGAGTTAAGTTCCCTACCACCAGAGCCCTTAAAGTCTCCTATCCAAGTTCCCAAACCCCGTTTTATTGCAACACGGGTGGGTATTCAGCCCCGCGTCTGGAGGCCAGGAACCCTTCCTCACTGA